A single region of the Mugil cephalus isolate CIBA_MC_2020 chromosome 4, CIBA_Mcephalus_1.1, whole genome shotgun sequence genome encodes:
- the LOC125006609 gene encoding glutathione peroxidase 1-like, producing the protein MSGNLKRFYDVTAKLLSGETFSFSSLKGKVVLIENVASLUGTTIRDYTQMNELHSRYSSKGLVILGVPCNQFGHQENGNNDEILRCLKYVRPGNGFEPKFQLLEKVDVNGKDAHPLFVYLKEKLPIPSDDAVSLMTDPKFVIWSPVCRNDISWNFEKFLIGPDGEAYKRYSRHFLTIDIETDIKELLKRVK; encoded by the exons ATGTCTGGGAATCTGAAAAGGTTTTACGACGTGACAGCTAAGCTGCTGTCCGGAGAAACATTCAGCTTTTCTTCGCTGAAGGGGAAAGTTGTTCTCATTGAGAATGTTGCGTCTCTATGAGGAACAACAATCAGGGATTACACTCAAATGAACGAGCTGCACTCCCGCTACTCCTCCAAGGGGCTCGTTATTCTGGGTGTTCCCTGCAATCAGTTCGGACATCAG GAGAATGGCAACAACGATGAAATCCTCAGGTGTCTGAAGTACGTCCGTCCAGGGAATGGCTTTGAACCAAAGTTCCAGCTCCTGGAGAAGGTGGATGTGAATGGAAAGGATGCCCACCCACTGTTTGTCTATCTCAAGGAAAAACTCCCAATCCCCAGTGATGATGCTGTGTCTCTCATGACTGATCCAAAGTTTGTCATTTGGAGTCCAGTGTGTAGGAATGACATATCCTGGAACTTTGAGAAGTTCCTGATCGGTCCTGATGGGGAGGCTTACAAGCGCTACAGCAGACATTTCCTCACTATTGACATAGAAACAGATATTAAAGAGCTACTTAAGAGGGTCAAGTAA
- the brk1 gene encoding probable protein BRICK1, giving the protein MAGQEDPVQREIHQDWANREYIEVITSSIKKIADFLNSFDMSCRSRLATLNEKLTALERRIEYIEARVTKGETLT; this is encoded by the exons ATGGCTGGCCAGGAAGACCCGGTGCAAAGAGAGATTCACCAAGATTGGGCGAATCGAGAGTATATAGAAGTCATTACGAGCAGTATCAAGAAGATAGCCGACTTCCTTAACTCGTTTG ATATGTCATGTCGATCTCGCCTGGCCACCCTCAATGAGAAGTTGACGGCGTTGGAAAGGAGGATTGAATATATCGAGGCCAGA GTGACAAAAGGAGAAACCTTGACCTAG